A stretch of the Saprospiraceae bacterium genome encodes the following:
- a CDS encoding fibronectin type III domain-containing protein has product MKQFIIILLCSMHLNAWSIDPPKNVTAVEVTTTTALIIWDETDQYCNYLLRYRIRISPGVYAEWQPWQNYNGGQFNSHLFENLEPATFYQYEIFTSIRKENSQIVTNWFETQ; this is encoded by the coding sequence ATGAAACAGTTTATAATCATTTTGCTTTGCTCGATGCATTTGAATGCTTGGTCAATTGATCCACCTAAGAATGTTACCGCTGTTGAAGTAACTACTACAACTGCTTTGATTATTTGGGATGAAACGGATCAATACTGCAATTATTTACTGAGGTACAGAATCCGAATATCACCTGGTGTGTATGCTGAATGGCAACCTTGGCAAAACTATAATGGAGGTCAGTTCAACAGTCATTTATTTGAAAACTTGGAACCGGCCACATTCTATCAATACGAAATATTCACATCGATTCGAAAGGAAAATTCACAAATAGTAACAAATTGGTTTGAAACACAATAA